The Gemmatimonadota bacterium DH-78 region CCGGTCGATCAGGGCGACACTCGCGCCGTCGCGCGCGAGCGCCCGCGCCGCCACCGCTCCCGCCGGGCCGGCCCCGACCACGAGCACATCGATCGTGGTGGGCGGCAGCGCGGCGCTCACGGGGCGGCCCAGTCGAGGACCCAGCGTTCCGGCCATCCCCAGCGCACCCGTGCGCCGGTGAGGCCGGACCTCTCGGCGAGAGCGGCCAACTCGGCGCGCGACCAGGCGGCCCGTACCGACCGCGGACCGTCGACATGCGCCACCCGGGAGCGCGACACCAGGCGGAGGGTGCCCCAGGCGAGGGCGAGCCCCAGTCGGCTGCGGCGCAGATCCTCGATGTGGAGGCGCCCGGTGCGCGCCCGCAGCGCGCCGAGCAGCGCCACGACCTGCGCTTCGGCAAGATGGTGCAGGAACAGCGAGGAGATCGCGAGATCGAAGGGCCCGTCGGGCAACCCGCTCAGGGCGTCGGCCTCGAGCCAGGCTACCTCGAGTCCCGCACGCTGTGCCCGCTCCTCGGCGAAGCGGAGCGCCGCCGGGCTGAGGTCGAGCGCCGTGACCTCCACCGTGCGCGACGATCCCCGCGCCCACCGGGCCACATCGAGTGCGGCATCGCCGCCTCCACAGGCCACGTCGAGCACGCGGAGCGGGCGTCCCTCCGCCCCCTCGCCCGCGAGCTGATCGAGGACTCGGCGGATCCGGAGTCCCGTACCCGAGAGACGGTGCACCCGCGCGAGTGCGCGGAGGGCTCGACGATGATCGCGCTCGCCCAGCGACGGGTCGTCCATGAGCTCGGGCTCCACTCGGCGGTGGCCGAGGCCCGAAGGCGGCGCGGGGGAGAGCGGGGAGCCGGTCATGAGGCAATCTACTCCGGGGCGCGGGGTGCGTGCCGTGAGGGTGCCGCTCGCGACGCACGGCAGGTATGTTTCGCGGTCGCAGACCGGCCCGTACGGTGGCCGGTGAACCGGAACCGATGGACGACCACCGATGAGCAGCGAATCCTCCCCCGACGCCGCCCCCGTGAGGGCCATACTTCCCGACGGCTCCGCCAGGGAGCTTCCCGCCGGCTCCACCGCGGGCGATGTGGCGGCGTCGATCGGACCCGGCCTGGCCAAGGCGGCGGTGGCCGCCGTGGTCGACGGCGAGATCGTCGACCTGATGCGGCCGCTCGAGGGTGAGGTGCAGCTCTCGATCTTGACCGATCGAGATCCGCGTGCGCTCGAGGTGCTGCGGCACTCGGCGGCGCACGTCCTCGCGACGGCCGTCCGCGCGGTGCGGCCCGGGGCCGGGATCGGGTTCGGACCGGCCATCGAGGAGGGCTTCTACTACGACTTCGAGGTCGACGAGCCCTTCACGCCCGAGGATCTGGCCACCTTCGAGGCCGAGATGGCGCGGGTGATCGAGGAAGATCAGCCCTTCGAGCGTCGCCGCGTCACCCGCGAGGAGGCCCGCGAGCTGTTTTCCGACGACCCGCTCAAGCTCGAGCGGCTCGAGGAGTTCGACGAAGACGAAGTGATCACCGTCTACCAGAACGGTCCCTTCCTCGATCTCTGCCGCGGGCCCCACGTGCCGAGCACCGGACGCCTGGCGAACTATCGACTCCTGAGCGCCGCCGGGGCCTATTGGCGCGGCGACGAGCGACGCCAGATGCTCCAGCGCATCTACGGCACCGCCTTCTTCAAGCAGAAGGACCTCGACACCCACCTCGACCGCCTGGAAGAGGCGAAGAAGCGCGACCACCGCACGATCGGGCGCGAACTCGGCCTCTTCAGCACCGACCAGCGCGTGGGTGCCGGCATGATTCTGTGGCACCCGCGTGGTGCCGTGCTCCGCATGGAGATCGAGAACTACGAGCGCGAGCTGATTCTCCGGCACGGCTACGACCTCGTCTACACTCCCCACGTGGTCAGCGAGCGTCTGTTCGAGATCTCCGGGCACCTCGAGAACTTCGCCGAGAACATGTTCGGGGCGATGGAGGTGGAGGGGGCCCGGTACCGGCCCAAGCCGATGAACTGCCCGGGCCACATCGCGATCTATCAGGCGGGGCTGCACAGCTACCGCGATCTGCCCATCCGCATGGCGGAGTTCGGCACGGTCTACCGCTACGAGCGAAGCGGCGTGCTCCACGGCATGTTGCGCGTGCGCGGCTTCACGCAGGACGACGCGCACGTGTTCTGCACCGGTGATCAGGTGGCCGGCGAGATCGAGCGGCTGCTGGATCTGGTGGACGAGATGCTGGGCACCTTCGGCTACCCCTACACGATCGAGCTGGCCACTCGGCCCGAGAAGGCGCTCGGCACCGACGAGGAGTGGGACGACGCGATCAAGGTGCTCGCCGACACCCTCGACGCGCGCGGCGTGGCGTACGACATCGACGAAGGAGGGGGCGCCTTCTACGGGCCGAAGCTCGACTTCAAGCTGATCGACGCCATCGGCCGGAAGTGGCAGGGCCCCACCGTGCAGCTCGACTTCAACCTGCCCGAGCGCTTCGGCCTCGAGTACGTGGGCGAGGACAACGAGCGGCACCGGCCCTTCATGCTGCACCGCGTGCTCGTGGGCTCCATGGAGCGCTTCGTGGGGGGGCTGATCGAGCACTACGCCGGCGCCTTCCCGGTCTGGCTCGCGCCCGAGCAGGTGCGGGTGCTGCCGGTGTCGGAGCAGTGGGCCGAGAGCGCCGGTGAGCTCGTCGACATGCTCAAGTCGCGGGGCATTCGCGCCGAGCTGAGTGATCGCGAAACGCTCGGGTATCGCATCCGCGATGCGGAGATGATGAAGGTGCCCTACATGGCGGTGGTGGGTGAGCGGGAGGCCGAGGCCGGCACCGTGGCCGTGCGCCGGCGCGGCGGGGGGCGCAAGCAGGAGGTGATGGATCGCGGTGCCTTCGCCGACCTGGTGCGGGAGCAGATCGACTCCCGCGCGCTCGAGGTGGGCGGGGCGGACGGCGACCGATGAAGCGGCGGGGGTGGTGGGCCGCGGCTGCGGGATGCCTCCTGCTCGCCACCCCCTTCGCGGCGTCTGCCCAGAGCTGGTCGGCGCAGGTGCGGCCTCGGTTCGAGACGCGGATCATCGACGGGGACACCGACTCCTTCACGGCCATGCGCACGCGGGTCGGGGTGGAGTGGGCCTTCGACCTGCCGGGCACCCTTTTCGTGCAGCTGCAGGATGTGCGACGCTGGGGCACCGCCCCGGGCGACGGATCCGCCGATCTGTTCGACTTGCATCAGGGGTGGGTGGAGTTCGGCCACCGAGGCGTGAGCCCGGTCTGGATCCGCGCCGGACGCCAGGAGATGAATTTCGGCACCCGGCGGTTGATCGCCGCGCCGCCGTGGTCGCATGTGAGTCGCAGCTTCGATGCCGGCCGGGCCGCGCTGCGGGTGAGCGAGCGGACCACCTTCGACGTGTTCTTCGCCCAGATCGCCGAGGAGCGCTCCTTCTCCGGACTCTGGCTCGAGACCTCGAACGAGCGGATGGAGCGAGGGGCCGCCTACGCCCTGCTTCAGAACGACGGGGCGAGCGACGGGCGCCGACAGACGACACTCGGCGCGGAGGCGCTGGTCCGCTTCGGGCCGGCGCGACTCCAGTTGGAGGGAGCGCTGCAGACGACCGAGGGGGTCTCCGACGGGGCCTGGTTCGGCGCGGTTCGCTACACGGTGCCGCTGGCCCGCGAAGGCGGCCTGGTTTCGGCCGGCGTGGACGCCCTCTCCGGGGCGGCGCCGGATGCGGATCGACGCCCCTTCGATCGCCTGTATGGTCTGGCGCACACCTACTACGGCTACGCCGACATCTTCTCCGATCTGGACGGGTCGACCGGGGGGCGCGGACTGGTGGACTGGATCGCGCGCGGCGTGTGGCCGCTCCCCGACGGGTGGTCGCTTCAGCTGGATCTGCATCACTTCCGCGTTGCCGAGGGCGCCGACCTGGAGTCCGCGCATCTCGGAAACGAGCTCGATCTCTCCACCCGGTGGCAGAACGGAGAGGGCGTCTCGGTGCTCGGGGGACTCTCCCTCTTCGACGATGGCGAGGGGCGCGCGGAACTGGGTCAGCCGGATCTCGGTCAGATCTTCGGCTATCTGCAGGTGGACGTGGCGCTGCAGGGGCGTTGACCGCGGCCCTGCTCACCCCCATCTTGTTCGTTCGTGCCCGACTCCGTGTCGGGCCGAAAACAATGCGGAAGTGGGTCGACGGCGATCGGCCCCACCTGCGTCGGCACTGCGGTGACCGGCTGTTCGGGTTCGACGACGACGACGCCTCCCCCCGGGGGAGACGCGCGCCTCGCTGACGAGCCCGGACCAGATCCGGGCTTTTTTTGTTTCGTGCGGGGATGAGCGTCTCCTGCGGAGGGAAGAGCCATCAGCGAGAAGCGGGTCCGTGTGAACGACCAGATTCGGATCAGCCCGATCCGCCTCATCGGCGGAAGCGGTGAGCAGATCGGAATCGTGTCGTTGGACCAGGCCCGGGAACGGGCAGAAGAGACGGGCCTCGACCTGGTCGAGGTGGCACCGGACGCCCGGCCGCCCGTGGTGAAGTTGATGGACTACGGGAAGTACCGGTACGAAGAGGCCCGGGCCGCCCGCGAGGCGAAGAAGAAGCAGCACACGGTCCAGATCAAGGAGGTGAAGTTTCGCCCCGGGATCGAGGATCACGATTACGCCTTCAAGACCCGCCACGCACGGCGGTTCCTGGAGGAGGGCAACAAGGTGAAGCTGACCATGCGCTTTCGTGGTCGGCAGGTGACGCACTCGGAGTTGGGCCGCGAGGTGCTGCTCCGCGTCGTTCAGGACCTGCAGGATGTGGGTGCGCCGGAAGGGCATCCGAGTTTCGAGGGCCGCGTCATGACACTGATGCTCGGCCCACTGAAG contains the following coding sequences:
- a CDS encoding methyltransferase domain-containing protein, which codes for MTGSPLSPAPPSGLGHRRVEPELMDDPSLGERDHRRALRALARVHRLSGTGLRIRRVLDQLAGEGAEGRPLRVLDVACGGGDAALDVARWARGSSRTVEVTALDLSPAALRFAEERAQRAGLEVAWLEADALSGLPDGPFDLAISSLFLHHLAEAQVVALLGALRARTGRLHIEDLRRSRLGLALAWGTLRLVSRSRVAHVDGPRSVRAAWSRAELAALAERSGLTGARVRWGWPERWVLDWAAP
- the thrS gene encoding threonine--tRNA ligase, yielding MRAILPDGSARELPAGSTAGDVAASIGPGLAKAAVAAVVDGEIVDLMRPLEGEVQLSILTDRDPRALEVLRHSAAHVLATAVRAVRPGAGIGFGPAIEEGFYYDFEVDEPFTPEDLATFEAEMARVIEEDQPFERRRVTREEARELFSDDPLKLERLEEFDEDEVITVYQNGPFLDLCRGPHVPSTGRLANYRLLSAAGAYWRGDERRQMLQRIYGTAFFKQKDLDTHLDRLEEAKKRDHRTIGRELGLFSTDQRVGAGMILWHPRGAVLRMEIENYERELILRHGYDLVYTPHVVSERLFEISGHLENFAENMFGAMEVEGARYRPKPMNCPGHIAIYQAGLHSYRDLPIRMAEFGTVYRYERSGVLHGMLRVRGFTQDDAHVFCTGDQVAGEIERLLDLVDEMLGTFGYPYTIELATRPEKALGTDEEWDDAIKVLADTLDARGVAYDIDEGGGAFYGPKLDFKLIDAIGRKWQGPTVQLDFNLPERFGLEYVGEDNERHRPFMLHRVLVGSMERFVGGLIEHYAGAFPVWLAPEQVRVLPVSEQWAESAGELVDMLKSRGIRAELSDRETLGYRIRDAEMMKVPYMAVVGEREAEAGTVAVRRRGGGRKQEVMDRGAFADLVREQIDSRALEVGGADGDR
- a CDS encoding alginate export family protein gives rise to the protein MKRRGWWAAAAGCLLLATPFAASAQSWSAQVRPRFETRIIDGDTDSFTAMRTRVGVEWAFDLPGTLFVQLQDVRRWGTAPGDGSADLFDLHQGWVEFGHRGVSPVWIRAGRQEMNFGTRRLIAAPPWSHVSRSFDAGRAALRVSERTTFDVFFAQIAEERSFSGLWLETSNERMERGAAYALLQNDGASDGRRQTTLGAEALVRFGPARLQLEGALQTTEGVSDGAWFGAVRYTVPLAREGGLVSAGVDALSGAAPDADRRPFDRLYGLAHTYYGYADIFSDLDGSTGGRGLVDWIARGVWPLPDGWSLQLDLHHFRVAEGADLESAHLGNELDLSTRWQNGEGVSVLGGLSLFDDGEGRAELGQPDLGQIFGYLQVDVALQGR
- the infC gene encoding translation initiation factor IF-3 → MSEKRVRVNDQIRISPIRLIGGSGEQIGIVSLDQARERAEETGLDLVEVAPDARPPVVKLMDYGKYRYEEARAAREAKKKQHTVQIKEVKFRPGIEDHDYAFKTRHARRFLEEGNKVKLTMRFRGRQVTHSELGREVLLRVVQDLQDVGAPEGHPSFEGRVMTLMLGPLKSR